The DNA sequence CGTCCATCTTCTCAAAACTAGATCTACGGGGGGCTTATAATTTAATCGGGATCCatgaaggggatgagtggaatacggcctttatgaccaccCCCCAGCCCCCCCGACGACCCTCAGAAACATGTCCATCACGTCCAGGATGTCTTGTCCAGACTCGTCGACAACCAGCTCTACACCAAGCTCgagaaatgcattttacatGCTTCTAAGATTCAATTTCTGGGCTACATTATTTCTCCCCTTGGAGTCGAGATGGACTCGTCTAAGGTTGTGGCTATCAATGATTGGCCTGTGCCTCGCAATTTAAAGCAAATCCAACgctttctaggttttgccaacttctacaggcgaTTCATCCGGAACTTTGGCTCCGTTGTGGCGCCCATCTCGGTTCTGACCCGCAACCGACCAAGCCGGGGTAAATGGAATCCGGAGGCTAACCAGGTATTCCTGCGCTTGAAACAACTCTCCAGCTCCGCCCCTCTCCTACAGCAGCCTTTCATTGTTGAAGTTGACGCCTCTGCCCATGGGGTtggtgcagtcctctcccagccCCTCGAAGAGGATCCCCTTCCTCATCCATGTGCCTTCTTTTCCAAGAAGCTCTCTCCCACCGAGGTTAACTACGATGTGGGCAATCGTGAACTCCTcgctatcaagctggccctcgaggaatggagacactgcctggagggggctcatcacccctttgtcattatcacggaccataagaacctgtcCTATATTCAATCTGCCAAGCGCCTTAACTCGCGTTGGGGCCCGTTGGTCAGTTTTCTTCTCTTGTTTCAATTTTGTTATCACCTACACTCCTGGCTCCAAAATGGGAGGGCTGGTGcactctctcggctccatgacCCCCCCCGAGACCTGGACTACTCGCCTGAACCAATCATCTCTTCCAACAGAATTGTGGCAGCGATTCATTGCTCAATTGACGATCAAGTCAGACGAGCCCTCAACGAAACTACAgttcctctgtgctgcccccTGGATAAACTTTTTGTCCCGGACAACTTGCGTCCTACTGTCTTGCAGTGGGGGCGTGATTCCTGGTTTGCCGGCCACCCTGGATGAAGACGCACTCTTGACCTCCTCACCAGGGACTTTTGGTGGCCTTCATGCGATCTGATGCAGCAGAGTACGCCCGGGGttgcccggtctgtgccaggagcaAGACTCCGCGCTCTAGGGAGGCTGGCctccttcacccccttccaatcccacaccgcccttggtcccacatagctgttgacttcattacggaccttcctagcagtcagggtcatacggtaatcatggtggtctctgatcgtttttccaaagcagcccattttgtccccctcccagcattgcccacagcccaggaaatggcatctttgtttgtgcaacaggtcCTTAGGAtacatagtagttcaggtgggtagctgcgtcagcatgcgtaggctgcaaaggaacaagtaataggtttattccatgctgaaaaaaagaagaaagagaacacaacgtttcggccgtggagccttcttcaggtgtggcacctgaagaaggctccacggccgaaacattgtgttctctttcttctttttttcagcatggaataaacctattacttgttccttaggaTACATAGTTTGCCTGACGATGTCTCGGACAGGGGCCCTCAATTTGTCTCTgccttttggaaggctttctgtTAAGCTCTAGGGACCTATGTATCTTTGACTTCTGGTTATCATCCTGGggccaatggtcaggtggaaagGACCAACCAAAGCTTCCTGACCTTcttgagagccttcacctccagctcacaggatgattggtcatcactgcttccctgggcagaatatgaccacaattctcttacctccCCCTCCacgggtctctctcccttcctctgtgcATTAGGTTATCAGCCCACTCTCATCCCTGTCATACTGCCGGACACAGCAGTGCCGTCAGTGCAACAATATATTTCCAAACTGCGAAGGACCTGAAGAATGGCGAGGGCAGCTCTCATTAAGTCGACCCAGTGCCACGCCAAATTTGCCAACCGACACTGCAGACCAGCCCCTCATTTTCGGAGaggacagtttgtttggttatctacaTGGAACCTACCTCTACATCAGCCTTCCAAAAAGATTGGGCCTAGGTATATCGGCCCCTTCTGGATTCTCTCCCGGATCACCCCAGTTACCTTCTGCCTTGCTCCACCCCTCATTtcatgtctccctcctgaaacccttttacCGCTTGCCCTTGCGGCTCCCCAACGTAGCCTGCCACCTCCTCGTCGCATTCAGGGGCGCCCGGCATATACGGTCCTCAAGATCATAGACTCCAGATGGAAGCGCGGTAACCTTCAGTATCTAGTCATCTGGAAGGGTTTTGGCCCCGAGGAGAGATCTTGGGTTCCGGAGAAAGATATTTTGAACCCTACACTAatcggctttttttttttctccagggacTATCCTGATCACAGTCTCGGGAATCAGGAGCCGCCTGTGAAGGGGGtggtactgtcacgaccaccagccagcagagatcaacgCGTAAGCAAGCTAAtcggcaccagcagcgggttactATTAACGAGCGCCGCCACAcaagttaacacacctgcaattgctctagcGTGCGGCACAccgggttatttatactatTCTAacctgctcggtattgagttcacttCTTGTTGCTCTGCCTAGCGGTTCTTacccttttgccttcctggaattctgtctacaccttttgccttcggacttcggatctcgtctcgccccttggatcATTTGCTATCTGTGTCTATTTCGGATttgaccctgcagctctcattTCGACCACAATTCTGTCTCgcattttggattgttcgccaccagtgcttttaccggatctcgacccACCTtccgccttcggactacgacttGGCTCCTGGTTTTGCTCTGTTCGCTTGCCTACCTCCCaacgactcctgcatctgcatcggattcttttcacctctacagagcagcatTACAGCTAGAGCAAACTAGAGATCGTCTTTGTCTTGTCTGTTTATATGTTATTATTTCCAGctatgtttaaaaacaaatcatattCTGTCACAATTAATAGGGTTGGTAAGAACTGTTGTACTGTTCTTGTGGTCGTGTCATTTTGTGGTTATTCTGCACACAGTGTTAAGTTTGCAGCTAAAAAGTTGTGTAGTATTTTGGATACAGAGTTATTACCATTTTGATGGAAGCTCTGTGCATAAACGGTTGACACATGTCCACTACCATCTCTGCCTTTTTGCCACAGAGCACAGGATTTAAATCCCAAAAAGACTGAAAAGTTGCAGGATTGaacaattgacttttttattgttaaagagAGAGGCCCGTGtagcacaaacacaaaactgtcAATAACCGTTCCTCTGTGCATCTCTGCTCTAACTCATTATGAAGAGCTCAGCGACACCTTGTCTTCCTATTTCTCAGGCTACACTGCGCCAGCTTGTCTCCACAGACGTGTAGAAAATGTCATAGTGCCTGGtctctgtgtgcctgtctgACTGTGCAACTAATTACTAGCGACAACCACATTCACTGGTACCAAAATTTGTTTAAAAGTCCTAAGGGTGTCGAATACTCAGATTGCCATTCCAGCCTGATCAATTATCTGTCTCATGATCCACTCTGGCCTCATTAACCTTTTGCTCATCCCAGAGCTCCCCTATGACCTTCTGGTCATAGATGACATCACAGCACAGGGGAGCAGAAGCAGAGAAACCCTTGATATAATCCGGCTCCCCTGCCCCTCTGTCAGAGCAGCCTGCGGGAGGTAAGGACCaggagtgagtgtgagtctgCCAATGGCTGGAAAATGGGCTTAAGACAGGGAGCTATAATGCATGAGAAACAATACCTCAGTGTAATAGTACAATTTGTGCAATGTATTAGTATGTCTCACCTGTTCTGATAATATACAGTGGGTCTGCTCTCTGTCCTCTGTGGtttgtcataaaaaaaaaaaatcattgaaatTTGTCGGTTTAAAGTTTACTGCACAATGCATTTCATATAGCAACTTTATCTGTTAATTTCAGCACATTAATTGTACACagtgtgtgtttttcatgtgtGTTCAGTAATTGTATCTTTGTTTAACACAGGTGTCCTGGGCTCCATTACAAATCCCTTTCTCTATATAAGGTATGTAGCAATGCTGGATACTGTGGGAAGATGAATAAGGTCCTTCAACCCTAAATCACCCTAATAAAAGTGATTTATATAATTTGGTATTAGAGGTACTATTATTAGAAATAGTTGGAATGAGGAAAAACATTTGCTTTGCTATTCACTTTAGTAATATTTAGTGAATAATTGCCTTAGGAGTGATGCAATGTCTATTATAGTGGAAAGGAATGTGTGAGGAGGCTATAGCTGGGCCTGCAGTCTCACGCTGCTATATGTAAAGGAGAGCAATGAATCCAAAACTTAAAAGAATATaagaaatttcattttttgtgtctCATTGTGTATTCTAATAAGAATATGTTTAACTGCATTTTTAGTGAGAATACTCACACCAAATCTGGGGAAAACTCCTCACTACTATCTTGTGCACAGAACAGCCAGGTTCTTTTCTCCTACAGAAGGTACAGAATTGTACCTGCTAGCAGGAAAGGCCTGAAGGCACAAGAACTGCAATGCTGCCCACCTACTAAACATGCACTGCATTTGCAAGCCTCTCTGTTTTCTAGTGATGTTCTGCGCTGGCTTTTCAGTGTTTTACCAGCTACTGcaaagcaaaatatatttttactggaATCCACTAAAAGTTCTACAAACTGTATGTTTCAATATAAcattaatgtttatatttttgagCAGATCCAGCAGACCTGCCTAAATGAATACTTCTGAAGATATCTCGGGAAATGATGTTGCCTTTTTTAAGAATTACATTCCTATGCAGCCAAGTGCCATTGCTAAAGCTACTGTCACTATTGCTTTGTATATCGTCACAAACATCATGAATGGAATGCTGATATTTACATACTTTAAGCACcctatattttatgaaaattcCCGTTATGTGCTCTTTGTTCATTTGGTTATTAATGATGTGTTTGAGCTGAGCGTAGCATTGACTTTGCACATTTGGAGTGAGGTGAAGCCCTTCATCTTTGTGCCTGTCTGCTATTTCTACCTGATTCTTGCTGTCAACACCACGCTGAACACTCCTTTAAACCTGGCTGTGATGTGTCTGGAGCGATACATCGCTATCTGCTACCCCCTGCGCCACTCCCAGATCTGCAGTCTGCAAAGGACCTACATCGCCATCGGAGTTATCTGGTTCATTGGTTTTATTCCCCCGATCACAGACCTCTTTATAGTCCTGGCAGTAGAGCAGACCAGTTTCTTTAGCACATCCATTTACTGCCTCCGTGAGAATTTTTTTAGGGTTTCCTATCAATATGATAAAAGAGTCTTTATAAAGACCTTGTATTTTTCAGTGGTGTGGCTGGTCATAGTGTGCACTTATCTGCGGATCATGTTCGCAGCCAGGTCGGCCAGCTCCTCTGAGAAGACCTCTGCTAAAAAGGCCCGAAACACCATCCTGCTCCACGGGCTCCAGCTCCTGCTGGCCATGCTGACCTTCATCGCTCCCTTCactgaaaacttcttctggagTTTTCCGTCAGGAATGCTGCTGGATCTCCACTATGTCCGATATTTCTTAGTTTACATCATTCCCAGAACATTAAGCCCTGTTATCTATGGGCTGAGAGATGAGAACTTCAGGAAGCACCTGAAAGGTCACTTACCTTGCTTTCAAAACCCAGTAGCACCCAGTAAAGCGGCAGGTAATCACAGCTCAGGGAAATAAACGCTTTATGGGTGTCTAGGTATTCAAGGATCACTGATTGTAGGTacagaatgtaaaataaatgaatattgaAATTATTAGCATTAGTTGCTTTTAAAGCTTCTCAGAATATATATCAGTATAATTAACACATGTTGATTTCCATTGCTTGGTTTATTCCCAATAGATATGAAAGTGAAGTCCTATAATTTACAATCCCAATATGTTctttaaaacattgaaaataatatattaattttctGATATGGCTTTTTTTGCTGAAATGTTGACAGTCAGGAATAAATGATAATGGAGTCAAAAGTATGTACCTGATCTTTCTGATCAATACCTCATTAAGTATGCATGTGCAGCCttcttttttgaaaataaaatatcacagaTATACAATTTAGTTCTTTAAATATGTTCTATAAGGGTTCaattaaaataagcattttttatttttgacagtgttctctcactctctccgtATGAGgtttaagaaaacattaatgCATAATTACATCAATACATTGAATCATAAGTGATCATCTCAAGATTTCCTGGTAATATTAACATGCtatcttaaaaatatataattatttctaGATTTCAGAATTTAAAGTTCATTATCACATTTTCATTGCCTAAAACTGATTGAAAATTGTGCTTATTTGCAgtaaaatgttgcagaaacattgTGTGATAAAGGAACAAAAGAAAGGAGACAAATAAGAGGCCTGGAATGCTGAGTATTGTGTTTCTCACACTGGTTGTTGTATCTGTTAGTTACATGTTTTAGAAAGAAGCTTTAGCCTAAGTGATATGAAATATCatatgaaaaacactttttcatgCAAAGCGGGACACAAATATTGTACATAAAACATACACGATTCAAGTAGAGTATAAAACTAGTAACTAGTAATTCGTACTACTAACAATTTGTTA is a window from the Lepisosteus oculatus isolate fLepOcu1 chromosome 16, fLepOcu1.hap2, whole genome shotgun sequence genome containing:
- the LOC102697577 gene encoding odorant receptor 131-2-like, giving the protein MNTSEDISGNDVAFFKNYIPMQPSAIAKATVTIALYIVTNIMNGMLIFTYFKHPIFYENSRYVLFVHLVINDVFELSVALTLHIWSEVKPFIFVPVCYFYLILAVNTTLNTPLNLAVMCLERYIAICYPLRHSQICSLQRTYIAIGVIWFIGFIPPITDLFIVLAVEQTSFFSTSIYCLRENFFRVSYQYDKRVFIKTLYFSVVWLVIVCTYLRIMFAARSASSSEKTSAKKARNTILLHGLQLLLAMLTFIAPFTENFFWSFPSGMLLDLHYVRYFLVYIIPRTLSPVIYGLRDENFRKHLKGHLPCFQNPVAPSKAAGNHSSGK